The DNA region TCTCGGAGTATGCCGACCTGCTGCTGCTCACCGCAGCCCGGGAGACCACGTTCCGGTCCGGGGCGATGTCGAGCCGGATCGCTCAGCTGGCGCTGGTCGACTGCCTGTTCGCCGGCGTCGCGCAGCGCTCGTACGATCAGGCGATCAAAGCTCTGGAGAGCACCTACGCCGTGGTTCGCAGCCGGCATGGTGAGTGAATGCCGGTGAGCGGCGATGCCCATCCTCGCCGGACCATCGTCGTGCTCGGCATGCTGTCCACGTTCGGCCCGATCTCCCTGGATCTTTATCTGCCCTCGCTGCCCGAGCTCTCCAGCGAGCTGAACACCTCCACCTCCAGCGCCCAGCTGACCATCACTGCCTGTCTGCTCGGGCTGGCGGTCGGGCAGCTGATCGCTGGTCCACTGTCGGACCAGTTCGGCCGTCGCCGACCGCTGCTGATCGGTCTGGTGGCGTACCTGCTCGCCTCGCTGGCCTGTGCGTTCGCCCCGACCATCGAACTGTTGATCGTGCTGCGGCTGTTGCAGGGTCTGGCCGGTGCGGCCGGGCTGGTGATCGCACGGGCGGTCGCTCGTGACCTGTACAGCGGCAATGCGCTGCTGATCTTCTTCGCTCGGCTGACGTTGGTCTCCGGGCTGGCGCCTGTAGTCGCACCGCTGCTCGGCGGACAGCTGGCTCGGGTGATGGACTGGCGTGGCATCTTCGTGGTGCTGGCCGGGTTCGGTCTGGTGCTGGTGCTCGCAGGACTGCTCGGGGTGCCGGAGTCACTGCCGCCGGAGCAGCGCAGTGCCGGCGGACTGCAGGCCAACCTGGCCGGCTTTCGTGAGCTGTTGGCCGACCGGCTGTTTCTCGGCGCGGCTTTCGCCTCCGGGCTGGCCGGCGCGGCCATGTTCGCCTACATCGCCGGGGCGACGTTCGTGCTGCAGCGGATCTATCTGATGTCGCCGCAGGGCTTCTCGTACGCCTTCGGCATCAACGCGCTCGGCATCATGGCGATGGCTCAGGTCGGCGCCCGGCTGGCCCGCACCTGGCCGACTGTCCGGGTGCTCGGCTTCGGCCTGGGACTGAACCTGCTCGGCGCTGTCGGCGTCCTGGTCAGTGTGCTCTTCGGCGCTGGTCTGGTGCCGCTGCTGATCGCGCTGTGGGTGATGGTCAGCTCGGTCGGACTGGTGTTCCCGACGGCGACCACCATCGCGCTGGCCGACTATCCCCATCAGGCTGGGCGGGCTTCCTCGCTGCTCGGTCTGGGGCAGTACATCGGCGGCGCCCTGGTCGCCCCGCTGGTCGGGCTGGCGGGCGAGCACACCGCGGTGCCGATGGGAGTGGTGGTGGTCGGGGTTAGTGTGGCGGCAGGTCTGGTGTTCTGGTTCCTGGTGGTGCGGACGTTGCGCAGCCGTGGTGAGATCGTCTAGGACGTGAGCGGGAAGACGACGTAGCCGGTGAATGCACGTCGTCGTCGCGAACGGCCGCATGTGACTGGCACTTGACTATCTCGAACAAAAGTTCGAATATGGAGGGGTGACCGCCACTCCTACCATCGCCGACCTGCGCCAGCGGGTCAACCGGATGCAAGGGGCTGCGGTCTCCCGTCGGCTGCCGCTGCTGTCGGGTCTCAGTGAGGTCGTCAGC from Microlunatus phosphovorus NM-1 includes:
- a CDS encoding multidrug effflux MFS transporter, whose amino-acid sequence is MPVSGDAHPRRTIVVLGMLSTFGPISLDLYLPSLPELSSELNTSTSSAQLTITACLLGLAVGQLIAGPLSDQFGRRRPLLIGLVAYLLASLACAFAPTIELLIVLRLLQGLAGAAGLVIARAVARDLYSGNALLIFFARLTLVSGLAPVVAPLLGGQLARVMDWRGIFVVLAGFGLVLVLAGLLGVPESLPPEQRSAGGLQANLAGFRELLADRLFLGAAFASGLAGAAMFAYIAGATFVLQRIYLMSPQGFSYAFGINALGIMAMAQVGARLARTWPTVRVLGFGLGLNLLGAVGVLVSVLFGAGLVPLLIALWVMVSSVGLVFPTATTIALADYPHQAGRASSLLGLGQYIGGALVAPLVGLAGEHTAVPMGVVVVGVSVAAGLVFWFLVVRTLRSRGEIV